The genomic DNA CTTTGCTCTTTGTTTCCTTCTTGTCTCTGAAGCTAAACCatgtcacacaataacaaagcCCTGCAGTAATGCCAGAAAGTTGAGTCGTTGACCACGCCCCAAACATCAGCTCATTGGCAGAGAGGAAAAAACTTTGCTTGGATACAGCAGCTAATTGTCTGCTTCAATTCATGACTTCACGACTTAACTCCAGAGTTAGTAAACAAAAACTTGTGTGGGGGAAATGGGTTACAAGTTAAAGAGCAGATGTTGACTTCCTGTCTTGTGAGATAGAGTCGAGCGTGCAGAGCCTGTTTGTGCCTGGCACGTCTGAAAAAAAGCCTCTCACTGATTTACGTTCCAAGTTCTTGAGAGCAGTTTGAGGGCTTTCGTCCTGCTGGTTAGAAGGGTTTTGTGTTAGTGGTAATGTTGTTGGACCAGCAGTAATTGGAAACCACGCGGTACAGATGATGCACCAGTATGTGCATTACTACAACAAGTGTCTTCACACACTAtacaattattgttattattattattattattattattatattttataatgtgATAAAGTACAATTTCTGGAAAATCAACTGCTGAACTGTTTATGGACAAAATAACCTGACATACACAAACCTTCAGGCTAATTCAGTAAATTCAGAAGGCCTAAAAGAGGTGGAAAACGGGATACCTGGGGTAGTCAGAACTTGCTAAAGATCAGTGCAGACCTCAAACTCACACCTCTTACATATTGACAGTGGTTATGGGGAAATAGGGTTCTCTGCCAATGGGCGTCAGATTACCTGCTATAAGGAAAAAACTTGTTGCTATTGTGCAAGCATTCTCTCTTGACAAACATTAGCCGAGCACCTGCAGACTttattttgttcatttatttcctccaaataagtttttgtatttttatgtggCTGGGAGGGGTTTGGGGCTTTTCACCTGGGGCTGAAGTTGGGGGAATCACTACCGCCACAACTGACAAATGAAGGCGCTCAATGACATTGATGCAAAAATCATGAAATAAAACTCCCCAAATGAAGCAGCCGTAAAGCAGTCCTGCTCATTGATTTCCAACATACCCCACAATGGTGTAATACACCCTGAGATATTAAAGGGAGAGAGTTGTAAACGTTGTACATGATATCGCAAAATCAATCTACAAATAACTACAGTACATTCTTCATTTCGCCCCATCTGTGTGGTGAAATGTTCTAGTGGTGGTTACAGTTCAAATTTACAAGTACTACTTGATTTGATTTGGCTTCCATTGGCAGTACATCAACAGTTAACACAACTCAGAGCATCCccaattaaaattaatttaactGTTGTTTATATCGCTGGCATTGTTTGTGTCTTTAGAACAAGCCTCTATTGTACCAGCGGAGGCCGCACCCCTCAAGCCAACCGGAACCATTCCCTCCACAGAGAGCTTTCAGACGGCCAAGTCGGGAGCTTCTCAGGGAGAAGTTGCTGCAGTGCAGCCGGTGATGGGAATCAGCCAGCGAGTACGCACAGGAcccaaaaagaaaaaggacCTTGGCACGCTCGGTATGTTGTTATTACTCTGAAAACATATATGATGTTGGTtttaatcatagactgtatataaagatggacgacatgacagctccccaatagtgaagccaaaacatctcgatcgccccctggtggctggctgcagtataggtcataaagcccgcccctccatgttagtggatgggacgaactaaaaagtcaaagtacacatcaaatacatttttcccaaagatggtttctgtcattttaagtggtttctgtcattttaagttTCTCATCACGcagatgtatgttcaagtgtttggttttaattagttatttgatgctaacaaaaagggggtgagacgtcatgattgacgaCTGTGAGACTCTTTCATTGACAACCTGCGGCCGTACTTGGCTGGTGGttggttcgggcgggtgacctcaataccgcggctccaccgcccgatGACTACTGCGCAGattctggctccaaatgacgtcaaaatctcaaggtGGCAGCTctcgtatccgggatattttggcttcaatttagtacagtgggaggaagggGAGACGCGTCCATctttgtatacagtctatggtttgaaTAAACTTAGTTAGAAGTTATGCCTTGCTACATGAACTAAATACACTTGTGTTCACTTTGTTCGTTCAGTTTTTAaccttttatgttttttgtttttcaggctACGTCATCGGCATCCTCATGATGGCAATTATAATCCTCCTCGGAGCAGGCATCACAGTTGGCTACTTCTATAAGAGGTCAGTATCTAAATCACAGCAAGATGATCAGTCATTTGGTTCAGTCTTAGAGGGATTTTACGAAAGACTGTACAGCatttactttttctttctctttgaagaggtatttaatttttaaaagttTCCAGGGTGTCTTTATTACATTGTGCACGTCTGCTGTAACAGTGGCGCTTCAGAGCTTTCTTGTGGCTTCCTGTTTCCACTGGAACATGTAGTGTTGTTCACACCTCTAAGATGCACAGGAGACATGCTAGAATGGTTAGTTAAAACATGTGCACGTTAAATGGCCTGTTGAGTTTAGGGCATCAGCTGTTGTTCACATTACGCAACGATGCTCTGTGTTCTTCCACTTGGATGTAATGCAGCGATTTAAATGCCTCTATCACACAAAAAACCCCACAGCAGAACGTGGGGAGGAACACAGCCGGAAATGAAAtgcctccccctccctcctgtCTATTTTGAGCTTTCTTATTTTATATTCTGGTAAGAGAAGAGCGGGTTGGATTGGATGGAGACGCGTGCACATTCGCTGCAGTTATGTAATGTGCAAAGTGATGGCCCCCATGTTGCGATTCCCTTTGGCCCAGCACAAAATGCCCTCACAGGCCTGTGTTTGGCTGTCAAATCTGATTAGCAGTCTTTGTTTTCTATTCTAGGAGGTGATTATTAataaggaggagcagcatgttaTGTCAGAGGGTTTATACCTGCCCTCAGCGTGTAATGCATGCAAACGTTCATACTATAAACTCCCGTTGGGAACAGGCTCTTGACCAATCAGTCAGAGTAGGTGGTGTACTGACCAGGACACAGATCCCTGGCAGGCTTCCCATACACAAGCACTTTGAATAGCTCCCTGTGAATCCTGACGCTCTGCAGTAATGAGCAAGTGTTTTGAATCAATGCCATATGGACGCCCCCAATGTTAAAAATATACCACATCAGATTGCCGTGCAGTAATCAGTCTTTGAACATCTCTTTGTGAACAACCTacaataattattttaatgaattgttcaacattttgggaagtaCGCTTATTCtttttcttgccgagagttcgATGAGAAGTTTGATACCACTCTTGCTATATCTGTCAGTTAAATAGAGTGGtgaggaatgagtcctaaaaccttgaaattatttcacattttagcacttccggttccctcgtctcaaagtcagtgttttttttgtatgggTTTAGTGAGATGCCTGAAagaaggtctgtggttaacacaagcttaagagactttaacgttttgttctaccatataaaatacgtcagtaaatatcccactagtgaattttgaagcttttacgtgtcttagaAAAGGCgcttgctaacaagtggctaaatgagactataataatacgtcatccctgtagCACACTATATGTAGCTGGTGCTAgcagacagttagcttagcttaacagCAAGACTGGAAACCGCtaggggggaaacagctagcctgggtAGTTTGCAGGGCAACCAGCTCCAGGACGTTTCTGGTCCCgaccaagaaatagtctgaTACATACAGTAACCCCCCGTAAAACAATAAGTTGACGACACCAAGGAACGTATAGTATGACTGTATATGTATACGTATATCAGTGCACAGCAGTGTGATTACCGGACGGCAGAAATAGTGCCGtgcaaaacaaaattatttctattctctTGTCATATTGtgccgaaatggcctgtgtcgaacaataaaatataaattattataattataatattattaattattataaatataataagcgttttcagtccaaaatggcggcagcgactgttgtcaaaaaacaccggagtttcgtctctttgcttctataatCTTTGAcgacactttgttttttgtacagattaaacaaacgggcagattttattttttattttggacagagccaagctagctgtttccctctgtttccagtctttgtgctaagttaagctaactagctgctgGCTCTCGCTACATAATGTACAGACATGAGGCATTAATCTTCTCACCCAATTCTGGGCAAGAACGTTTCTGGGAAATACGCTTTAAGCTAAAATGAACTACATACCAGTgtaaagaaatcagtggtgtTTGCACAATATGCTGCACTGAAGCATGCAGGTAGGAAGTGTTTTGAATCCAACAGTATATTCTGGTGTTTTGGCTCCAGATCAGTAGAAAGCAGCCTCACGCTGCTCCCCATCACTGAGGAGATAAAGTCCTCGCCAGCTTGTCAGCTCTCTTTTCCCTTTCACCATCTGCCCCTTTCCTTTGCTGCAGACCTGGCACGAGTTACAATAGACTCTGTtatctatatacagtacgtTATCTGAAGCTCCTTATCATGAATATTTAGCTTGGGTGGTACATAGCATCAGTATCACTCTGATAGCGATTTTTATTATGACAACAGCAAAATAAGACTTGACACTGATTGTTAATTTGTATGATCGCTTTGATCTTTAGCTGAGAGGGATAATTAAAGttaacattattttattaacattgaATCACATCActatcaataaatcaatcaatcaaaatgtatttgtatagccctttacaataaccaaaaggtaccccaagtgctttacattaacatcaagaaataacaggaataaaaacataacatatcataaaatcataGAAAGGGATaaaaaagcataagaaaaatgtCACCAGGCTACAAGGTCttaaaagccaatctaaataaaaaagtcttgagtttagatttaaaaagtactaCGTCAGTGACAGTGCGTATATCAGGGGGTAACTTGTTCCATAGTTTAGGAGCAGCGACAGTAAAAGCACAATCACCCCACAGCTTATACCTCGACCTTTGGACTTCTAAAAAAGTTGACCCGAAGCCAAAGCCCTGTTATGCTCGCGGAGAGTTAAAATCTAGGACAAATAAGGTGGGGGCGAGGCCGTtaatggctttaaaaacaaacatcaagagcTTAAAATCGATTCTAAAGCAAACTGGAAGCCACTTGTATTGCAAGTATTGATGACCACGATGAATCTCTATTGTGTTCAGGGGTCGGGACTTAAAGAAGCAGCATGAGCAGCGAGTGTACGAGCGTGAGATGCAGAGGATCACCCTTCCCCTGTCGGCTTTCTCCAACCCCACCTGTGAGCTGGTGGACGAGAACACCATCGTGATCACGGCGGAGCACGACACGACCCCCGTCCAGGAGGAGGGCATGGAGGGCGGGGACCCTCTCATGGGCCAGCAGGCCGGTACCCCTGGAGCATGAGTAGGCGTGTGTAGTCCTCGAACGCAGGACTAGTGATACATTTTGTGGACCAAAACACTTCTTCACATGTTTGTTTCTCCTTCCTGCCTCCCTGAGTAACCTCTGTTTTAAAAGGAGTAAGGGAGCAGTGATCGCTCCAAAGACTTGAACTGAATGTCCTTTgtgtctcctttcctttggttttTATACATCTGAGGCACAAACAACACAAGCTGTGGGCACAGTCTTAACAACTAGACACCATTATGGTGAATCTGTTGTGAATGAAGATATGACACGAGGTCTTTTTTGATACATTTGATAGCCAAGAAAATAAGGTCATGTGCTGCCCCCTTAAAAAACAGTATGAAGATCTAGTCTGATGGACTAGTCAGTGTTTATAATGGTGTGTAATGAAACCGGTTCTTTGTTTGGAATGGGGATTTATaaccttttgttttttagtaTGCTTCCATGTGGAGAAAGTGTTCTCCACAGATATTTGTATTGACCTGTTGGCTGTGCCGAGGGAGACGCGgataagaaatgtataaagactGCTTTATTGGAGACACAATGGTGGCCCAGATGTGTCCAAAAATATCCTCCCCTGAGACAGGATGAGGTAAAACAGGCCCACTGAAGACACGGGAAGACTTCCAACTCTGCCTTAGCATGATACTTCTGAATGTACTTGTTTATCTTTAACCcggatgattttttttgtttttctctttgtaaTCGACGTGCCGGTTACAAAGCATGACGTGTGGTCAGGTCGTCGGCAGACATAAAAGAGGACTTGCCCTTTTCTTCCACGGGTTAAGGAGTGACAGGAAATATACTGAGTGCTCTCAGGAAGCACGAGAGACAGTAGATAGTACTCAGGACAAAACAGGCCTGCCACAACAAAGAA from Sebastes fasciatus isolate fSebFas1 chromosome 6, fSebFas1.pri, whole genome shotgun sequence includes the following:
- the pik3ip1 gene encoding phosphoinositide-3-kinase-interacting protein 1 isoform X2; translated protein: MLWVNSARQLCKMFFSLHVVFLSVAMVDCSAAKANEKDCMISNGVEYRGEQQSSSSGLTCLNWTNTSTDYDATLHPDSQTGVGDHNYCRNPDSSERPWCYITGPDGTVQRQFCAVDTCKEQASIVPAEAAPLKPTGTIPSTESFQTAKSGASQGEVAAVQPVMGISQRVRTGPKKKKDLGTLGYVIGILMMAIIILLGAGITVGYFYKRGRDLKKQHEQRVYEREMQRITLPLSAFSNPTCELVDENTIVITAEHDTTPVQEEGMEGGDPLMGQQAGTPGA
- the pik3ip1 gene encoding phosphoinositide-3-kinase-interacting protein 1 isoform X1, whose translation is MLWVNSARQLCKMFFSLHVVFLSVAMVDCSAAKANEKDCMISNGVEYRGEQQSSSSGLTCLNWTNTSTDYDATLHPDSQTGVGDHNYCRNPDSSERPWCYITGPDGTVQRQFCAVDTCKASIVPAEAAPLKPTGTIPSTESFQTAKSGASQGEVAAVQPVMGISQRVRTGPKKKKDLGTLGYVIGILMMAIIILLGAGITVGYFYKRGRDLKKQHEQRVYEREMQRITLPLSAFSNPTCELVDENTIVITAEHDTTPVQEEGMEGGDPLMGQQAGTPGA